The proteins below are encoded in one region of Petrotoga miotherma DSM 10691:
- the argS gene encoding arginine--tRNA ligase, producing MEIIDLIKNQINIALLNIGVTNIELNFTIETPPKDDLGDFSSNVAFLLTKRLRKSPQEIAQILRDELDKSSFFEKVDNVNGFLNFFVSPQIYQRICSKILSNPKTYGKFDIGKGANIQFEFASINPTGPITVAHGRQAVMGDVLANMYDQAGYVVQREMYLNDAGRQMKLLSYSLWVRYNEILGSKYEIPEDGYRGDYLIDTAKKVLNKYGDKFKDKWDEETEDIFRKEVLEDMLKNMLETLEKINVNFDVIFSEQLLFKNKMVEKTLNDLKAKGYVYEKDDAVWFKVSDLIDENDKVLIRSKDSMPTYFCDDIAYHYYKYLRGFDSVIDIMGSDHHGHIPRMMASIQALGLPEDFLKIILHQFVNVKKGQEIIKMSTRSGEFFTLDDLIQNVGKDAVRYFFAMVDPDTTLNFDIDLAIKKSNENPVYYVQYAHARICSIFKEAQKRGIEYELFLGLENLKEDEEKLLMRELSLFTNVLTKAVIQNKPNLLTQYLERVASRFHHFYNNLSVLNAENYELIQGRLNLCHATKIVIARGLSILGVNAPESM from the coding sequence ATGGAAATAATAGATCTCATAAAAAACCAGATCAATATAGCCTTGTTAAATATTGGCGTTACTAACATCGAACTCAATTTTACTATCGAAACACCTCCAAAAGACGATTTGGGAGATTTTTCATCCAACGTTGCTTTCCTTTTAACTAAAAGATTGAGAAAATCACCCCAAGAAATTGCCCAAATTTTAAGAGATGAATTAGATAAATCTTCTTTTTTTGAAAAAGTAGATAATGTAAATGGGTTTTTAAATTTTTTTGTTTCTCCCCAAATATATCAAAGAATATGTTCTAAAATTTTAAGTAACCCAAAAACTTACGGAAAATTTGATATAGGGAAGGGTGCAAATATACAGTTCGAATTCGCAAGCATTAACCCAACTGGTCCAATTACCGTCGCTCATGGTCGACAAGCTGTTATGGGAGACGTTTTGGCAAATATGTATGATCAAGCTGGATACGTTGTTCAAAGAGAGATGTATTTAAACGATGCAGGCAGACAAATGAAACTTCTCTCCTACTCCCTATGGGTAAGATACAACGAAATTCTAGGGTCAAAGTATGAGATACCTGAAGATGGTTACAGAGGAGATTATCTTATAGATACGGCGAAAAAAGTATTGAACAAGTATGGAGATAAATTTAAAGATAAATGGGATGAAGAAACCGAAGATATATTTAGAAAAGAAGTCTTAGAAGATATGCTAAAAAATATGTTAGAGACGCTTGAAAAGATAAACGTGAACTTTGATGTAATCTTTAGTGAACAATTATTATTTAAAAATAAAATGGTTGAAAAAACCTTGAACGATTTAAAAGCTAAAGGCTATGTGTATGAAAAAGATGATGCAGTATGGTTTAAAGTATCGGATTTGATAGATGAAAACGACAAGGTGTTGATAAGGTCTAAAGATTCGATGCCCACTTACTTCTGTGATGACATCGCTTACCATTATTACAAGTATCTACGGGGTTTTGATAGCGTAATTGATATAATGGGTTCTGACCACCATGGTCACATACCAAGGATGATGGCTTCGATACAAGCATTAGGTTTACCAGAAGATTTTTTAAAAATAATCTTACACCAGTTTGTAAATGTAAAAAAGGGTCAAGAAATTATAAAGATGTCAACAAGAAGCGGTGAATTCTTCACTCTCGATGATCTTATACAAAATGTTGGAAAAGACGCTGTTAGGTACTTTTTTGCGATGGTTGATCCCGATACAACATTGAACTTCGATATTGATTTGGCTATAAAGAAATCTAATGAAAACCCTGTTTATTATGTTCAATATGCTCATGCCAGAATATGTAGCATATTTAAAGAAGCTCAAAAGAGAGGGATAGAATACGAATTATTTTTAGGTTTAGAAAATCTGAAAGAAGACGAAGAAAAATTGTTAATGAGGGAGTTATCCTTATTTACCAATGTATTAACCAAAGCCGTAATTCAAAATAAGCCTAACCTGCTTACGCAATACTTAGAAAGAGTAGCCTCAAGATTCCATCATTTTTACAACAACCTCTCTGTACTCAATGCAGAAAATTATGAGCTTATTCAAGGTAGGTTGAATCTTTGCCATGCAACAAAAATTGTTATAGCAAGAGGTTTGTCTATCTTGGGTGTAAATGCTCCTGAAAGCATGTGA
- a CDS encoding FtsW/RodA/SpoVE family cell cycle protein produces MNPQRIAIKRNFIFFLIILGITLFVGVLFIYSSLFAISDIKEINPEQKFQTYIIALIIGFLGAIIAFMLSDTFTKSKHIMIALFTFLNLILVIVLFTQPIAGVKRWLNIGPFQFQPSELAKLIIPAFLAFYYTQIQNKKNLLINVISPILVCGISILLIFLEPDLSSALIITMLTLITMFLGIKDKKVMLFFIVFTLIIVSVLFIFQDNLLQTYQISRLTGSDDFQSQRSRDAIANGGLIGTGPFAGEFKYYVPESYSDFIISVIGEEWGKLGIVMVVMLFFFLSHELVYLAYLTKDHATFIFCGATASWIFIQVVINTLVGLGVPWMPVTGVTLPMVSYGNSSMIVTLTSIGWGLGLIYHNSELTRTDEEE; encoded by the coding sequence GTGAACCCCCAACGCATAGCTATAAAACGAAATTTCATCTTTTTTTTAATAATATTGGGTATCACTCTATTTGTTGGTGTTTTATTCATCTACAGTTCTCTTTTTGCAATCAGTGACATCAAAGAGATAAACCCAGAACAAAAATTTCAAACATATATAATCGCTTTAATTATTGGTTTTTTAGGAGCGATAATTGCTTTTATGCTCAGCGATACATTTACAAAAAGTAAGCATATTATGATCGCTCTTTTTACATTTTTGAATCTCATTTTAGTTATCGTTTTATTCACCCAACCTATCGCTGGCGTAAAAAGATGGCTGAATATTGGGCCTTTCCAATTTCAACCATCAGAACTTGCAAAACTTATTATTCCTGCTTTCTTGGCTTTTTATTACACTCAAATACAAAATAAAAAGAATCTGCTAATAAATGTAATTTCCCCTATTTTAGTGTGTGGTATTAGCATATTATTGATCTTTTTGGAACCAGATCTCAGTTCTGCCCTTATAATTACAATGTTAACCTTAATAACGATGTTTTTGGGAATAAAAGATAAAAAGGTTATGTTATTTTTTATTGTTTTTACATTGATTATCGTCTCAGTTCTTTTTATCTTCCAGGATAATCTGCTTCAAACCTACCAAATTTCAAGATTGACAGGTTCCGACGATTTTCAAAGTCAACGTTCAAGAGATGCCATTGCAAATGGTGGGCTAATTGGTACAGGACCGTTTGCGGGTGAATTTAAATACTATGTACCAGAATCTTACAGCGATTTTATCATATCCGTTATAGGAGAAGAATGGGGGAAATTAGGGATAGTGATGGTTGTCATGCTTTTCTTTTTTCTATCTCATGAACTTGTGTATTTAGCTTATCTTACGAAAGATCACGCTACTTTCATATTCTGTGGAGCTACAGCTTCATGGATCTTCATTCAAGTTGTCATAAATACTTTGGTAGGCTTGGGAGTGCCATGGATGCCGGTCACAGGAGTGACGCTTCCAATGGTAAGCTATGGAAATTCTTCTATGATAGTTACCTTAACATCTATAGGGTGGGGTTTGGGATTAATATATCATAATTCGGAGTTGACAAGAACAGATGAGGAAGAATGA